The DNA region CGGCCATTTCCAGCTTGTCGATCACCCGCGCCGCATCGACAATCTCTCCGGCTGTGGAGAGGGCGAGGAATCTGTTGGCTTCGCTCGGGGCGGTGCCGGTAATGAAGACCTGAAGCCCGTCGGCATGGACCTCGGCCCAGGTCAATCCGCGCCGATCCAACGCTTCGCGTACACCAAACTCCGACGTTTCTTCAATCAGAGTCACAGCAAAGCTGGCTGCGAACAGGCTTGCTAGGGCGGCCGCGACGAAGGTAGCGGCAATGGTGAACATGGCGGAAAGGCGCATTGAACCTGCAACGTCGGTGGTGTTGGTCTGTTGTCTAGTGCGTGGCGCTGCGGGTTGCAATCACAGGAATAGGGCGCAGGCGAAAAACAGCAAAGGGATCAAACCTGTATCGCGATTTGAGCGAAACAGCATGATCAGACGGTCATTGTCGTCAAGCTTGAGGACTCGCAACTGCCAGACCATGTGCCACCCCATTGCGCAGGCTCCGGCCAGAGCTAGAAGAAGCGCCAGCGGATTATCGTTGAATCCGACCATGGCGGTGATGATCGCCAGCCCAAGGAGCGAGACCGTGGCCACCATGAAGCGGCGCAGCCATGTTGGCGACTCGTCCCCGAAAAGCCGCGCGGTGGATTTCACTCCGATCAAGGCGTCGTCCTCGGTGTCTTGATGGGCATAGATTGTGTCATAAAACAGCGTCCATGCGATGCCTGCGACATAGAGGATCAGCGCCGGAGTTTCGAGCGTTCCGGTATGGGCCGTCCAAGCTAAGAGCGCGCCCCAGTTGAAGGCGAGACCGAGGAAGACTTGCGGCCACCATGTAAAGCGTTTGGCGAATGGATAGATCGCCACGGGGAGCAGCGACAGGAAGCCAAGCATGATAGCATTTTTGTTGAATGTCAGAAGGATAGCGAAGGCGACAAGGGCTTGCAGGAGCATCCAGCCGGTGGCTTGCTTGGTGCTGACCTGACCCGAGGGGATGGGGCGCGAACGCGTGCGTTCGACGCGCCCGTCGATGTCGCGGTCGGTGATATCATTCCAGGTGCAGCCCGCGCCGCGCATGAGGAACGCCCCGGCGCCGCAGGATAGAAATATCCACAGATCAAACCAGCGTGCCTGTCCGTCATGCAGCATGGCGAGCGTCAGACCCCACCAGCATGGCAGTAGCAAAAGCCAGGTGCCGATTGGCCGGTCTGCGCGTGACAGGCGAAGATAGGGGCGTGACCAGACGGGGGCGAAACGGTCAACCCAGTTGCCTTTCACGGCATCGGCAACCTGACCTTCCGGCTCTGGTGTCTGATTTGAAGTGCTCATATGCTCGGCCCATGAAAATGGCAAAAATCAGATTGTATGTAGAGCACCCGCTTGGGGCAGGGCAATCGGTTCCTTTGGACCGCGATCAGGCGCATTATCTTTTCGGGGTGATGCGATTGAGCGTTGGCGATGCGGTTGCGTTGTTCAATGGGCGCGATGGTGAGTGGCAGGCCGAAGTTGTCCATGCGGGCAAGCGGAACGGGATATTGGAGTGCCGCGCGCAATCGGCGGAGCAGCGCAATCCGCCCGACCTGTGGTTGATGTTTGCCCCGATCAAGAAGGCGCGCACCGATTTCATCGTTGAGAAGGCCGCCGAGATGGGGGCGTCAAAAATATGCCCGGTGCAGACCGATTTCACCAATTCCGAGCGTATTCGGCAGGATCGCCTGCAAGCCCATGCGGTTGAGGCGGCAGAGCAATGCGGTGGCGTTTTTGTGCCGGAAGTCGAGGGTTTGGCCCGGTTGGAGAGGAAGTTGGCGGATTGGCCTGAGGGGCGGCAATTGATGTTTTGCGATGAGGCACTGGCGGGTGGATCTTTTGCGCTTCCGAGCGATCTTGCAGGGCAGCCATGGGCGATCTTGATCGGGCCTGAGGGAGGGTTTTCAGAGGCTGAGCGGGCACGGCTTTCGGCGCTTGAGTTTGCCCATCCGGTGGCTTTGGGGCCGCGCATCTTGCGTGCTGATACGGCGGCGGTGGCGGCGATGACCTTGTGGCAGACTCAATTGGGGGACTGGCGGTGAACTTTATCCGGCCCGAAGTGCGCGCGGCGTTGTGGCGTTGGCGCGAGGTGTTGCTCGGGGCTGTTATCACGGCGCTGGGGGCGAATTGGGCGTTTGGGTCGTTTGGGGTCATGGGCTGGCTTGGCTGGGTAGTTTTGGTTGTTGGGCTGTCGTTATTGATTGCCGGGTTGCAGCGCGCGCGGGTCAGGCCGCGCAGCGGCGGGCCGGGGGTTGTTGAGCTGGACGAAGGCCAGTTGAGCTATCTGCACCCTGAGAATGGCGCGATTGTGACACTTCCGGCGGTGATCCGGATTGAGATCGAAACCACCGGTGG from Rhodobacteraceae bacterium LMO-JJ12 includes:
- the ubiA gene encoding 4-hydroxybenzoate octaprenyltransferase → MSTSNQTPEPEGQVADAVKGNWVDRFAPVWSRPYLRLSRADRPIGTWLLLLPCWWGLTLAMLHDGQARWFDLWIFLSCGAGAFLMRGAGCTWNDITDRDIDGRVERTRSRPIPSGQVSTKQATGWMLLQALVAFAILLTFNKNAIMLGFLSLLPVAIYPFAKRFTWWPQVFLGLAFNWGALLAWTAHTGTLETPALILYVAGIAWTLFYDTIYAHQDTEDDALIGVKSTARLFGDESPTWLRRFMVATVSLLGLAIITAMVGFNDNPLALLLALAGACAMGWHMVWQLRVLKLDDNDRLIMLFRSNRDTGLIPLLFFACALFL
- a CDS encoding 16S rRNA (uracil(1498)-N(3))-methyltransferase, coding for MKMAKIRLYVEHPLGAGQSVPLDRDQAHYLFGVMRLSVGDAVALFNGRDGEWQAEVVHAGKRNGILECRAQSAEQRNPPDLWLMFAPIKKARTDFIVEKAAEMGASKICPVQTDFTNSERIRQDRLQAHAVEAAEQCGGVFVPEVEGLARLERKLADWPEGRQLMFCDEALAGGSFALPSDLAGQPWAILIGPEGGFSEAERARLSALEFAHPVALGPRILRADTAAVAAMTLWQTQLGDWR